Proteins encoded by one window of Winogradskyella sp. PG-2:
- a CDS encoding head GIN domain-containing protein: MKKFVVILVLVIGFTINAQEVLEKTVGEFTTVKVYDLINLKMIKSKENKVVVSGKNRNDVEVVNKNGKLKIRMNLEESYDGNDTIVTLYYTSVDVIDANEGARVTLNEAIEQFEIDLRTQEGAEITAELKTTYANFRAVTGGVINAIGVSKNQDISVYTGGVFNGEDFITKQTEVSVNAAGEAHVNATEYVDVRIKAGGDVYIYGKPKQVDESRVLGGRIKRM; encoded by the coding sequence ATGAAAAAATTTGTTGTCATTTTAGTTTTAGTTATTGGCTTCACCATCAACGCCCAAGAAGTTTTAGAGAAAACAGTAGGAGAATTTACAACAGTTAAAGTTTATGATTTAATTAATCTTAAAATGATTAAATCTAAAGAAAACAAAGTTGTAGTTTCTGGAAAAAATAGAAATGATGTTGAGGTTGTTAATAAAAATGGCAAGCTTAAAATAAGAATGAATCTAGAAGAGAGTTATGACGGAAATGATACTATAGTGACTTTGTATTACACTTCAGTTGATGTCATAGATGCTAATGAGGGAGCAAGAGTGACTTTAAACGAAGCTATTGAGCAATTTGAAATTGATCTAAGAACACAAGAAGGCGCAGAAATTACAGCAGAGTTAAAGACAACGTATGCCAATTTTAGAGCAGTAACAGGTGGTGTTATTAATGCAATAGGAGTTTCAAAAAACCAAGATATTTCTGTTTATACAGGCGGAGTTTTTAATGGAGAAGATTTTATTACCAAGCAAACAGAAGTTAGTGTTAATGCTGCGGGTGAAGCTCATGTAAATGCCACGGAATATGTAGATGTTAGGATTAAAGCGGGTGGTGATGTTTATATTTATGGCAAACCAAAACAAGTTGATGAAAGTCGTGTTCTGGGAGGTAGAATAAAACGTATGTAA
- a CDS encoding DUF1761 domain-containing protein yields the protein MELPINPLAIVVAAVAALVIGAVWYNPKIGFGNVWMRESGMTEEKMKGGNMAVIFGLALLFSAILSVLLMQFTNHQWGALGMIGGDLENAKVSFEAFMADYGNAHRSFEHGALHGGIFGVFGALPIIGIIALFERKSAKYIFINSGYWIVTMAIMGGILCVWH from the coding sequence ATGGAATTACCAATCAACCCACTAGCTATAGTGGTAGCTGCAGTTGCAGCATTAGTTATTGGCGCAGTATGGTACAATCCAAAAATTGGTTTTGGAAATGTATGGATGCGCGAATCTGGAATGACGGAAGAGAAAATGAAAGGTGGAAATATGGCTGTTATTTTCGGTTTAGCTTTGCTATTTTCTGCAATATTAAGTGTACTGTTAATGCAATTCACAAACCACCAATGGGGAGCCTTGGGAATGATAGGCGGAGACCTTGAAAATGCAAAAGTATCTTTTGAGGCTTTTATGGCTGATTACGGAAATGCACACCGTTCGTTTGAGCACGGAGCCTTACATGGCGGCATATTTGGAGTGTTTGGGGCTTTACCAATTATTGGTATAATTGCATTGTTTGAGCGCAAAAGTGCTAAGTATATCTTTATCAACTCAGGGTATTGGATTGTGACTATGGCTATTATGGGAGGAATTCTTTGTGTTTGGCACTAA
- the folB gene encoding dihydroneopterin aldolase, with the protein MGIIKVENIRVFAHHGCLNEETIIGSDYRVDLEVKCNLKTSAKSDKLSDTVDYVFLNKVVIEEMSIPSKLLETVAQRILNRFFNEDKLISKATVSVSKINPPIGGDVEMVTIKLTEKRKNWVYIG; encoded by the coding sequence ATGGGAATTATAAAAGTTGAAAATATTAGGGTGTTTGCTCACCATGGTTGTTTAAACGAAGAGACAATTATTGGAAGTGATTACAGGGTGGATTTAGAGGTGAAATGTAATTTAAAAACCTCAGCAAAATCTGATAAGCTTTCTGACACTGTTGACTATGTGTTTTTAAACAAAGTGGTTATAGAAGAAATGAGTATTCCTTCAAAGCTATTAGAAACTGTAGCACAACGCATTTTAAATCGCTTTTTTAATGAAGATAAATTAATCTCCAAAGCAACTGTTTCTGTGAGTAAAATAAACCCGCCTATTGGTGGTGATGTTGAGATGGTAACTATAAAACTCACTGAAAAACGAAAAAACTGGGTCTATATAGGGTAA
- a CDS encoding YbjQ family protein — MILTTTNSIEGYKIIDYLGIVTGVAINKETLAMGFSVSKYYAKIQDSIGIIKEEAFQNLQNNASKLKANAVVGIKVEVEFTTSNYPIVSVTGTAVKVAI, encoded by the coding sequence ATGATCTTAACAACAACAAACTCAATAGAAGGTTATAAAATAATAGATTACCTAGGTATTGTAACTGGTGTAGCTATTAATAAAGAAACCTTAGCTATGGGATTTAGTGTTTCTAAATATTATGCTAAAATACAAGATAGCATAGGAATTATTAAAGAAGAAGCGTTTCAGAATTTACAAAACAATGCATCGAAACTTAAAGCAAATGCTGTTGTAGGAATTAAAGTAGAAGTAGAGTTTACGACAAGTAATTACCCTATAGTTTCGGTCACAGGCACAGCGGTTAAAGTCGCTATTTAA
- a CDS encoding T9SS type A sorting domain-containing protein yields the protein MRKLLLLFLLFPFLGLSQIQFISDFKDRTKHDSSGHVLSLSEKGNIIAIGVPDNNGINQGNAHVRIYKQASGIWTQIGSDIRGKITEDVYGVSVSLSGDGNSVAVSFIGNDRNGKINGYISVYKNESEEWIQIGSDIKVNSVNQILNLSVNLSEKGDIIAIGLNQENGAEKNQSKVSVYKNRLGDWYQIGNDIVSQSKENKASNLPVSLAKNGNTIAIAFKASKVSVYENRSENWIQTRNNISIESIEETINEVCLSKDGSIIVIGVIAKENQKSYVSVYKNESGSWTQIGNAIKADSELYNSGYSVGISDDGNNIATGRYNLNNNKGDVSIYKNKSGNWIQIGVDIVNKSSQKFPGFGSSISLSGDGNSIAIGAISDNTNSPISGEVKIIDLTQMLLKEEQAQFNFNLYPNPAQNLFKIQLENNRVSENIRIYNNIGQLVLTSKETIINSSTLSTGLYVVEIETNLGKSSKKLIIE from the coding sequence GTGAGAAAATTACTTCTTTTGTTTTTATTATTTCCTTTTTTAGGATTAAGCCAAATACAATTTATTTCAGATTTTAAGGATAGGACTAAACATGATAGTTCAGGTCATGTATTAAGCCTTTCAGAAAAGGGAAACATTATTGCAATAGGAGTGCCAGATAATAATGGAATTAATCAAGGTAATGCACATGTTCGTATTTATAAACAAGCATCTGGTATTTGGACTCAAATAGGAAGTGATATTAGAGGTAAAATAACAGAAGATGTTTATGGTGTTTCTGTAAGTTTATCTGGTGATGGAAATAGCGTTGCTGTTAGTTTTATAGGTAATGATAGAAACGGTAAAATCAATGGATATATTAGTGTTTATAAAAATGAATCAGAAGAATGGATTCAAATAGGAAGTGATATAAAAGTAAATTCCGTAAACCAAATACTTAATCTTTCTGTAAACTTATCAGAAAAAGGAGATATAATTGCTATTGGATTAAATCAAGAAAATGGTGCTGAGAAAAATCAGAGTAAGGTCAGTGTTTATAAAAATAGGCTAGGTGATTGGTATCAGATAGGAAATGATATAGTTAGTCAATCAAAAGAAAATAAGGCTTCTAACCTACCTGTAAGTTTAGCTAAAAATGGAAATACAATTGCTATAGCATTTAAAGCAAGTAAAGTTAGTGTTTATGAGAATAGATCAGAAAACTGGATACAAACAAGAAATAATATATCTATTGAATCCATAGAAGAAACTATAAATGAGGTATGTTTATCTAAAGACGGAAGTATTATAGTAATTGGTGTTATAGCAAAAGAAAACCAAAAAAGTTATGTTAGTGTTTATAAAAATGAATCAGGAAGTTGGACACAAATAGGTAATGCAATTAAAGCGGATTCAGAACTATATAATTCAGGTTATTCTGTGGGTATATCAGACGATGGAAATAATATTGCAACAGGACGATATAACCTTAATAATAACAAAGGAGATGTAAGTATTTATAAAAACAAATCGGGTAATTGGATACAAATAGGAGTAGATATAGTTAATAAGTCATCTCAAAAATTTCCAGGTTTCGGATCTTCAATTAGCTTATCTGGTGATGGAAATAGTATTGCGATTGGTGCGATATCAGATAATACCAATAGTCCTATTAGTGGTGAGGTTAAAATAATAGATTTAACCCAAATGTTATTAAAAGAAGAACAAGCGCAATTTAATTTTAATCTCTACCCAAATCCCGCACAGAACCTATTTAAGATTCAATTAGAAAATAACAGAGTTTCAGAAAATATAAGGATCTATAATAATATAGGACAGTTAGTGTTAACCTCTAAAGAAACCATAATAAATTCTTCAACATTATCAACAGGTTTATATGTTGTAGAAATAGAAACGAATCTAGGGAAAAGCTCTAAAAAGTTGATTATAGAATAG
- a CDS encoding glutamine--tRNA ligase/YqeY domain fusion protein, producing MSEEVKALNFIEHIIEEDLANGLSKDKLRFRFPPEPNGYLHIGHTKAIGISFGLGEKYNAPVNLRFDDTNPAKEEQEYVDAIKRDIEWLGYKWENELYSSDYFHKLYDWAIQMIKDGRAYIDSQSSEAMADQKGTPAQVGTNSPFRNRSIEENLDLFQRMKAGEFKAGTHVLRAKIDMEDPNMLMRDPIMYRILYAHHHRTGDDWCIYPMYDWTHGESDYLEQISHSLCSLEFKPHRKLYNWFREHVYEYSKEELPLPPKQREFARLNLSYTIMSKRKLLRLVEGGVVSGWDDPRMPTISGLRRRGYTPNSIRNFIEKVGVAKRENVIDVSLLEFCVREDLNKTVNRVMAVLNPVKVVVTNYLEDKEEWLEAENNQEDESAGYRKVPFSREIYIEKEDFKEEAGNKFFRLKLGGEVRLKNAYIIKANSVVKDDNGEVVEIHCTYDADTSKRVKGTLHWVSIKHAIKAEIREYDRLFIHEAPDSDKDKDFMEFLNPNSLNVKTGYIEPSLKGVETGEQFQFQRLGYFNVDNDSKSDALVFNKTVGLRDSWAKQKPKQQERPAISIIQQFGKKYTKLPEDKRVKVKAEIQELANKVSYEELEPLFGTAVKKAGTRIVVMITLKTLLKSGLECNPSINEFIDKALEDKNELLVSEAKAL from the coding sequence ATGTCAGAAGAAGTAAAAGCACTCAATTTTATTGAGCATATTATAGAAGAAGATTTAGCCAACGGTTTATCAAAAGACAAGTTGCGCTTTCGTTTTCCACCAGAACCCAATGGGTATTTACATATTGGCCACACTAAAGCTATAGGTATAAGTTTTGGTCTTGGCGAGAAGTATAACGCACCTGTTAATTTAAGATTCGACGATACCAATCCAGCAAAGGAAGAGCAAGAATACGTAGATGCGATAAAAAGAGATATTGAATGGTTGGGCTACAAATGGGAAAATGAACTGTATTCTTCAGATTATTTTCATAAACTATACGATTGGGCTATTCAGATGATAAAAGACGGAAGAGCCTATATAGACAGCCAATCATCTGAGGCAATGGCAGATCAAAAAGGAACACCAGCTCAAGTTGGTACAAATAGCCCTTTTAGAAATAGAAGTATTGAAGAAAACTTAGATTTATTTCAACGCATGAAAGCCGGTGAGTTTAAAGCAGGTACTCATGTGCTTCGTGCTAAAATAGATATGGAAGATCCAAATATGCTAATGCGAGATCCGATAATGTATCGTATTCTCTATGCACATCACCATAGAACAGGTGATGATTGGTGTATTTACCCAATGTATGATTGGACACACGGAGAGAGTGACTACTTAGAACAAATTTCGCACTCATTATGTTCATTAGAGTTTAAACCTCACAGAAAGCTCTATAACTGGTTTAGAGAGCATGTTTATGAATATTCTAAAGAGGAGTTGCCGCTTCCACCAAAACAAAGAGAATTTGCACGTTTAAACCTTAGTTACACTATTATGAGTAAGCGTAAATTATTGCGTTTGGTTGAGGGAGGAGTCGTATCTGGTTGGGATGATCCGCGTATGCCAACCATTTCAGGCTTAAGACGTCGAGGTTATACGCCAAATTCTATCCGTAATTTTATAGAAAAAGTTGGAGTTGCTAAGCGCGAAAACGTAATTGACGTATCGCTTCTTGAGTTTTGTGTTCGCGAAGATTTAAACAAAACAGTAAATAGGGTTATGGCTGTTTTAAATCCGGTAAAAGTAGTTGTTACTAATTATCTTGAAGACAAAGAAGAATGGTTAGAAGCTGAAAACAATCAAGAAGATGAATCAGCTGGTTATAGAAAAGTACCGTTTTCTAGAGAAATCTATATTGAAAAAGAAGATTTTAAAGAAGAAGCTGGAAACAAGTTTTTTAGATTAAAATTAGGAGGGGAAGTACGATTAAAGAACGCGTATATCATAAAGGCGAACTCCGTTGTAAAAGATGATAATGGTGAGGTTGTCGAAATTCACTGTACATATGACGCCGACACCTCAAAAAGGGTAAAAGGCACCTTGCATTGGGTATCTATAAAACATGCTATTAAAGCAGAAATTAGAGAGTACGATCGCTTGTTTATTCACGAAGCGCCAGATAGTGATAAGGATAAAGATTTTATGGAGTTTTTAAACCCGAATTCTTTAAATGTAAAAACAGGATATATAGAACCCAGCCTTAAAGGGGTTGAAACAGGTGAACAGTTTCAGTTTCAGCGTTTAGGATATTTCAATGTGGATAATGACTCTAAATCTGATGCATTGGTGTTTAATAAAACAGTTGGTTTAAGAGATAGTTGGGCAAAGCAAAAACCAAAACAACAAGAGCGACCAGCAATAAGTATTATTCAGCAGTTCGGAAAGAAATATACTAAGTTACCAGAAGATAAGCGAGTTAAAGTCAAAGCGGAGATTCAAGAGCTTGCTAATAAGGTGTCTTATGAAGAATTAGAACCATTATTTGGTACAGCTGTAAAAAAAGCAGGAACACGTATCGTCGTAATGATTACATTAAAAACATTACTTAAGAGTGGCTTGGAATGTAATCCTAGTATTAATGAATTTATTGATAAAGCGTTAGAGGACAAAAACGAGCTTTTGGTTAGTGAAGCAAAAGCGCTATAG
- a CDS encoding SPFH domain-containing protein: protein MGQFILIPIIFFGLIILVSSIFIVKQQTAAIVERFGRFEAIRQSGLRFKIPLVDRIAGKLSLKIQQLDVIIETKTLDDVFVRLKVSVQYKVIKDKVYDAFYKLDYPHDQITSYVFDVVRAEVPKMKLDDVFVRKDDVAIAVKSELNDAMMEYGYDIIKTLVTDIDPDAQVKAAMNRINAADREKTAAQFEGDAARILIVEKAKAEAESKRLQGQGIADQRREIARGLEESVEVLNKVGINSQEASALIVVTQHYDTLQSIGQETNSNLILLPNSPQAGSQMLNDMVASFTASNQIGEAMKNAKKKKDGDL from the coding sequence ATGGGTCAATTTATTCTAATTCCAATTATATTTTTTGGATTAATCATTTTAGTGTCATCAATTTTTATTGTAAAACAACAAACCGCTGCAATTGTAGAGCGCTTTGGTAGATTTGAAGCCATCAGACAATCGGGTTTACGTTTCAAAATCCCCTTAGTGGATCGAATCGCTGGTAAACTAAGCCTTAAGATTCAACAATTAGATGTTATTATTGAAACCAAAACCTTAGACGATGTGTTTGTGCGCCTTAAAGTATCTGTCCAATATAAAGTTATTAAAGATAAAGTTTATGATGCATTTTATAAACTAGACTATCCACACGATCAAATTACTTCATACGTTTTTGATGTTGTTCGCGCTGAGGTTCCTAAAATGAAATTAGATGATGTTTTTGTCCGTAAAGATGATGTGGCAATAGCTGTAAAATCTGAACTGAATGACGCCATGATGGAATATGGTTATGATATCATAAAAACATTAGTAACCGATATTGATCCTGATGCTCAAGTAAAAGCGGCAATGAATAGAATTAATGCGGCGGATAGAGAAAAAACCGCAGCACAGTTTGAGGGTGATGCTGCTCGTATCTTAATTGTAGAAAAGGCAAAAGCAGAAGCAGAAAGCAAACGCCTACAGGGTCAAGGTATTGCGGATCAAAGACGTGAAATTGCACGTGGTTTAGAGGAATCTGTTGAGGTCTTAAATAAAGTTGGGATTAACTCACAAGAAGCGTCTGCGCTTATTGTTGTTACGCAACACTATGACACGCTTCAATCTATAGGTCAAGAAACTAATAGTAACTTAATTCTATTACCTAATTCCCCTCAAGCAGGAAGTCAGATGCTAAATGATATGGTAGCGAGTTTTACCGCTAGTAATCAAATAGGTGAAGCGATGAAAAATGCCAAAAAGAAGAAAGACGGAGATTTATAG
- a CDS encoding LysE family translocator produces MFDDILTAIPFGIILAFTIGPVFFVLLETSVTKGFTSAIIFDLGVILADIVFILVIFKSTDTLLDKIKDDPKLLVFGGVLLVIYGLISFIKTSKSFRSIVREHHRIEIPKKDYGKLFIKGFLLNFINIGVLLGWLGFIVIGTSITTSKNGVFIFITTMLIAYFLTDLFKIAMAKRLKSKLTPRLIFKTKKIVSLVILGFGILLLTQGLFPELYEKSKEQIDKVNPIN; encoded by the coding sequence ATGTTTGATGATATCTTAACAGCCATTCCCTTTGGTATTATTTTAGCCTTTACTATTGGTCCTGTTTTTTTTGTTTTGTTAGAAACAAGTGTTACGAAAGGCTTTACTAGCGCTATTATTTTTGATCTTGGCGTAATCCTAGCAGATATTGTATTTATTCTAGTTATTTTTAAAAGCACAGACACGCTTTTAGATAAAATAAAAGACGACCCCAAATTATTAGTTTTTGGCGGTGTTTTGTTAGTCATCTATGGACTTATAAGCTTTATAAAAACATCAAAATCCTTCCGATCAATAGTTAGAGAACACCACAGAATTGAAATTCCTAAAAAAGACTACGGAAAGCTATTTATTAAAGGCTTTTTACTCAATTTTATTAATATTGGAGTGCTTTTGGGTTGGTTAGGCTTTATCGTTATCGGAACCTCAATAACAACGTCTAAGAATGGTGTATTTATCTTTATTACCACTATGCTAATTGCTTATTTTTTAACAGACCTTTTTAAGATTGCGATGGCAAAGCGTTTAAAAAGTAAATTAACACCAAGACTTATTTTTAAAACCAAAAAGATTGTATCTCTAGTTATTCTAGGCTTTGGAATTTTATTGCTAACTCAAGGTTTATTTCCTGAGTTATATGAAAAAAGCAAAGAACAGATTGATAAGGTCAATCCGATAAACTAA
- the rnr gene encoding ribonuclease R yields the protein MTKKKKRRSSKNKISNLTNTIQSILKKERNQALNYKQIAAKLGVNDASSRNQIIKTLAKLAAKKEIEQVDRGKYKAIVNTEYHIGILDLASKGNGYIISDDFEEDIFIASNNINKALDGDEVEFYAYRRKRRGKQEGEITNIIKRAKTEYVGAIQIHEKKNFAFVVTDSVKMYKDIFVPISKIKKAEDGDKVLVSLTDWPEKADSPYGKVIEVLGKPGEHSTEINSIMAEYGLPLEFPHDVETYANNLDISIKPEEIAKRRDMRKDLTFTIDPKDAKDFDDALSFTVLDNGLYEVGIHIADVSHYVQPGTILDDEAYERATSIYLVDRVVPMLPERLSNGACSLRPHEEKYTFSAVFQMNDKCEIKNDWFGRTVTYSDARFAYEEAQAVIESKTNEIPQDVSLTSKAYKTDQAIADAILKMDELAKKMRSKRMSSGAISFDKVEVKFNLDEKANPVGVFFKTSKDANKLIEEFMLLANRKVSEFVGNKSPKKTFVYRVHDEPDESKLAQLQTVVGRFGHKLNFRDKGSIASSLNNLLKDVVGKKEQNLVDTLAIRTMSKAEYTTHNIGHYGLAFDYYSHFTSPIRRYPDVMAHRLLQQYLDGEKSANEDIYEEKCNHSSNMEYLATKAERDSIKYMQIRFMQDHQDEEFLGVISGVTDWGIYVEIISNKCEGMVSVRDMKDDHYQFDQGQYAMVGKKEGIVYQLGDEVVVKVKNTDLVKKHLDFFMVGKPEAED from the coding sequence ATGACAAAAAAGAAAAAAAGGAGATCATCAAAAAATAAGATTTCCAACCTTACAAATACTATTCAAAGTATTTTAAAAAAAGAAAGAAACCAAGCCCTAAATTATAAACAAATTGCTGCTAAACTAGGTGTTAACGATGCTAGTAGTAGAAATCAGATTATAAAAACACTAGCTAAATTAGCCGCTAAAAAAGAGATAGAACAAGTAGATCGTGGTAAATATAAAGCCATTGTAAATACAGAATACCATATAGGTATTTTAGATTTAGCTTCTAAAGGAAACGGTTACATTATAAGCGATGATTTTGAGGAAGATATATTTATAGCATCCAATAACATCAACAAAGCATTAGATGGTGATGAAGTAGAATTCTATGCTTACAGACGCAAACGAAGAGGTAAGCAAGAAGGTGAAATCACCAATATTATTAAGCGTGCTAAAACAGAATATGTTGGTGCCATTCAAATCCACGAGAAAAAGAATTTTGCTTTTGTGGTAACAGATAGTGTAAAGATGTATAAAGACATTTTTGTACCTATTAGTAAAATCAAAAAAGCAGAAGATGGAGATAAGGTTTTAGTATCCTTAACTGATTGGCCAGAAAAGGCAGATTCTCCTTATGGAAAAGTTATAGAAGTTTTAGGTAAACCAGGTGAGCATAGCACTGAGATTAATTCTATTATGGCAGAATATGGTTTACCATTAGAATTTCCTCATGATGTAGAAACCTATGCTAATAACTTAGATATTTCAATTAAACCAGAAGAGATTGCTAAGCGACGCGATATGCGTAAGGATTTAACCTTTACTATAGACCCTAAAGATGCTAAAGATTTTGACGATGCCTTATCTTTTACAGTATTAGATAATGGTTTATATGAAGTCGGTATTCATATTGCAGATGTATCTCATTACGTACAACCAGGAACTATTTTAGATGATGAAGCTTATGAGCGTGCTACGTCTATTTATTTAGTAGATCGTGTGGTGCCAATGTTACCAGAGCGCTTATCTAATGGAGCCTGCTCTTTACGTCCACACGAAGAGAAATACACCTTCTCAGCTGTCTTTCAGATGAATGATAAATGCGAAATTAAAAACGACTGGTTCGGTAGAACAGTTACCTATTCAGATGCGCGTTTTGCTTATGAAGAAGCGCAAGCAGTTATAGAATCTAAGACTAATGAAATTCCACAAGACGTTTCATTAACTAGTAAAGCTTATAAAACAGACCAAGCTATAGCAGATGCGATTTTAAAAATGGATGAGCTCGCTAAAAAAATGCGTTCTAAACGTATGAGTTCTGGAGCTATCTCTTTTGATAAGGTTGAGGTGAAATTTAATTTAGACGAGAAAGCAAATCCGGTTGGAGTCTTCTTTAAAACAAGTAAAGATGCTAATAAACTTATTGAAGAATTTATGCTATTAGCGAATAGAAAAGTCTCTGAGTTTGTTGGAAATAAATCACCAAAAAAGACCTTTGTATATCGTGTACACGATGAACCAGATGAATCTAAATTAGCTCAACTACAAACCGTAGTTGGTCGTTTTGGTCACAAGCTTAACTTTAGAGATAAAGGCAGCATTGCATCATCATTAAATAATTTATTAAAAGATGTTGTTGGTAAAAAGGAACAGAATTTAGTAGATACTTTAGCGATTCGGACCATGTCTAAAGCAGAATATACCACACATAATATTGGTCATTATGGTTTGGCTTTCGATTATTACAGTCATTTTACTTCACCAATAAGACGTTATCCAGATGTAATGGCACATCGTTTATTACAACAATATCTCGATGGTGAAAAATCTGCTAATGAAGACATTTACGAAGAGAAATGTAATCATAGCAGTAATATGGAATATTTAGCGACAAAAGCAGAACGCGATTCAATAAAATACATGCAAATTCGTTTTATGCAAGACCACCAAGACGAAGAATTTTTAGGAGTAATTTCTGGAGTTACAGATTGGGGAATATATGTAGAGATTATATCTAACAAATGCGAAGGCATGGTAAGTGTTAGAGATATGAAAGATGATCATTATCAATTCGATCAAGGTCAATATGCAATGGTTGGAAAAAAAGAAGGCATTGTATACCAATTAGGAGATGAGGTCGTTGTAAAAGTGAAGAACACAGATCTGGTTAAAAAACATTTAGATTTCTTTATGGTTGGAAAACCAGAAGCTGAAGATTAA
- a CDS encoding zinc ribbon domain-containing protein, which translates to MNYRCPKCDNTAYQIGEMRATGSALSKIFDVQNKKFTSVTCDNCSYTEFFKAKTSAISNIFDLFTN; encoded by the coding sequence ATGAACTACAGATGTCCTAAATGCGACAATACGGCTTACCAAATTGGAGAAATGAGAGCCACAGGAAGTGCTTTATCTAAAATCTTTGATGTACAGAATAAAAAGTTTACTTCTGTTACCTGTGATAATTGTTCTTATACAGAATTTTTCAAGGCGAAAACAAGTGCTATTAGTAATATATTTGATTTGTTTACTAATTAA